The Aliivibrio fischeri genome contains a region encoding:
- a CDS encoding DmsC/YnfH family molybdoenzyme membrane anchor subunit, translated as MAWHEWPLILFTVLSQTAVGAFLVLGCVTLSGKLSQDEDTLLHRNMFFIWVLMGLGLIASTMHLGSPLRAFNALNRVGSSWLSNEIFASSLFFAAGGFYWLLKVVNKGSDALKKGLLLISMVIGISFMYAMIKVYLINTVPTWNSIYTPIMFLLTMAISGLAFAHTLLVATNHKHAELNNALPVFASIALAISLIATVSQLIGLSHISSAIVVASDIIPNMATLQVLRLGLLFVGFVLMFSPRLMSSQPKLPVILLSFVCILVSELINRGVFYGLHMSVGM; from the coding sequence ATGGCTTGGCATGAATGGCCGTTGATTTTATTCACGGTACTCTCTCAAACTGCTGTCGGCGCCTTCTTAGTATTAGGTTGCGTAACATTAAGTGGTAAATTATCACAAGATGAAGATACACTATTACACCGTAATATGTTCTTTATCTGGGTATTAATGGGACTAGGGTTAATCGCATCAACAATGCACTTAGGTAGCCCACTTAGAGCATTTAATGCGCTTAATCGTGTTGGTAGCTCTTGGTTATCAAATGAGATCTTTGCTTCTAGCTTATTCTTTGCCGCTGGTGGCTTTTACTGGCTATTAAAAGTGGTGAATAAAGGCTCTGATGCATTGAAAAAAGGCTTATTGCTCATCTCTATGGTTATCGGTATTAGTTTTATGTATGCCATGATCAAGGTGTATTTAATTAATACCGTACCAACATGGAACAGCATTTACACACCAATAATGTTCCTATTAACCATGGCAATATCTGGTCTAGCATTTGCTCACACGTTATTGGTCGCGACTAATCATAAACACGCAGAGTTAAATAATGCTTTACCAGTATTTGCATCAATTGCTCTTGCTATTAGTTTAATTGCAACGGTTAGCCAATTGATTGGTTTGAGCCATATCAGTTCTGCAATCGTTGTTGCATCTGACATCATACCTAACATGGCAACACTTCAAGTTTTACGCCTTGGCTTATTATTTGTTGGTTTTGTTCTGATGTTTTCGCCACGTTTGATGTCAAGCCAACCAAAGCTTCCAGTAATATTATTAAGCTTTGTTTGTATTCTCGTGTCTGAACTTATCAACCGAGGCGTGTTTTATGGATTACACATGTCAGTAGGTATGTAA
- a CDS encoding DMSO/selenate family reductase complex B subunit: protein MKQYGFYIDSSKCTGCKTCQLSCKDNKDLDVGVNFRRIYEYAGGDWLKEGEIYRQSVYSYYLSIACNHCDEPACTKVCPSGAMHKREDGFVVVDEEVCIGCKYCTMACPYGAPQYNEEKGHMTKCDGCYERVGQGLEPICVGSCPLRALEFGPIAELREKYGTNADVAPLPSSLITKPNIVIKPNRNARPTDDQTGHLANPKEV from the coding sequence ATGAAACAATACGGTTTTTATATTGATTCAAGTAAGTGTACTGGTTGTAAAACATGCCAACTTTCTTGTAAAGATAACAAAGACTTGGATGTCGGTGTTAATTTTCGTCGTATATATGAATATGCTGGTGGTGATTGGCTAAAAGAAGGCGAAATTTATCGCCAAAGTGTGTACTCATACTACCTATCTATTGCGTGTAACCATTGTGATGAACCTGCTTGTACTAAAGTATGTCCATCAGGTGCAATGCATAAACGAGAAGATGGATTCGTTGTTGTCGACGAGGAAGTTTGTATCGGTTGTAAATATTGTACGATGGCCTGCCCATATGGTGCACCTCAGTACAATGAAGAAAAAGGTCATATGACAAAATGTGATGGTTGCTATGAACGTGTTGGCCAAGGCTTAGAGCCGATTTGTGTCGGTTCTTGCCCATTAAGAGCTCTTGAATTTGGTCCAATTGCAGAGTTACGTGAAAAATACGGAACAAATGCAGATGTCGCTCCTTTGCCTTCATCATTAATCACAAAACCAAACATTGTGATTAAACCAAACCGTAATGCTCGTCCAACAGATGATCAAACGGGTCATCTAGCAAATCCTAAGGAGGTATAA
- a CDS encoding DmsA/YnfE/YnfF family dimethyl sulfoxide reductase, with protein sequence MKLKQLLTPKISRRSFVKGGSILGGITAITSGIALPFASRSASAAPQPATTEDKVVWSACTVNCGSRCPLRMHVSNGEIKWVETDNTGDDEYGNHQVRACLRGRSMRRRVYNPDRLKYPMKRIGARGEGKFKRISWDEAFTEIADNINRIKKEYGNEAIYLNYGTGTLGGTVTKSWPPGGSLIARLMNLNGGYLNHYGDYSTAQIAEGLNHTYGGFAANNSPSDLENTKLIVQFGNNPAETRMSGGGVIHHFMEGKAKSNARMIVIDPRYTDTAGGREDQWIPIRPGTDTAFIAAMAHVMIKEDLVDQAFLDKYCVGYDEKTLPASAPANSDYKSYILGLGGDNTEKTPKWASTITGIPEDIIIKTAREIGSTKPCAIIQGWGLQRTANGEIASRAISMLALLTGNVGINGGGTGAREGSSSIPFVRFPTLSNPVEASIPMFLWTDAIVRGPEMTATKDGIRGKEKLDVPIKFIWNYAGNCIINQHADINRTHTILQDDSACEMIVVIDNHMTSSAKYADIVLPDLTTSEQSDFCMEASAGNMPYFIFASQAIKPQFEARSIYDICTGLADKLGVKEAFTEGRDQEGWLRHLYQLTRAQDPSLPEFDAMREQGIYKRKVDEHFVAYKEFRKDPEANPLKTPTGKIEIYSEKLAELASTWTLKEDEVIHPLPIYVPNFEGYEESKTGNYPLQLTGFHYKARAHSTYGNVSILKDAAPQEMWINPMDAQQRGINNGDLIRIFNDRGEVHIAAKVTPRMMPGVVALGEGGWYAPDGQRIDHGGCINVLTTQRPSPLAKGNPQHTNLVDVQLVKKA encoded by the coding sequence ATGAAATTAAAACAATTGCTAACCCCAAAAATAAGCCGCCGCAGTTTTGTAAAAGGCGGGTCTATATTGGGTGGAATCACAGCTATTACTAGTGGTATAGCGCTTCCTTTTGCTTCTCGCTCTGCTTCTGCTGCACCACAACCTGCAACGACTGAAGATAAAGTCGTTTGGAGTGCATGTACCGTTAACTGTGGCAGCCGCTGCCCATTACGTATGCATGTGTCTAATGGTGAAATTAAGTGGGTCGAAACCGACAATACTGGTGATGATGAATATGGAAATCACCAAGTAAGAGCTTGTTTACGTGGTCGTTCAATGCGTCGACGTGTTTATAATCCTGACCGTTTAAAATACCCAATGAAGCGCATTGGTGCTCGTGGTGAAGGTAAATTTAAGCGTATTAGCTGGGATGAAGCTTTTACTGAAATTGCAGACAACATTAACCGTATTAAAAAAGAATATGGTAACGAAGCGATTTACCTAAACTACGGAACAGGTACTCTAGGTGGTACTGTTACTAAATCTTGGCCTCCAGGCGGCAGTTTGATTGCTCGCTTAATGAATTTAAACGGCGGCTATCTCAACCACTATGGTGATTACTCAACGGCACAAATTGCAGAAGGTTTAAACCATACTTACGGTGGTTTTGCTGCTAATAACTCACCATCAGATTTAGAAAATACCAAATTAATCGTTCAATTTGGTAATAACCCTGCTGAAACTCGCATGTCTGGTGGCGGTGTTATCCATCATTTCATGGAAGGTAAAGCGAAATCTAATGCTCGCATGATCGTTATCGACCCGCGTTATACTGATACCGCTGGTGGCCGTGAAGATCAGTGGATCCCTATTCGTCCAGGAACCGATACAGCTTTCATTGCTGCGATGGCTCACGTCATGATCAAAGAAGACTTAGTTGATCAAGCCTTCCTTGATAAATATTGTGTTGGTTACGATGAAAAAACACTTCCAGCATCAGCGCCTGCAAATAGTGATTATAAGTCTTATATTTTAGGTCTTGGTGGTGATAATACTGAAAAGACACCAAAATGGGCGTCAACGATTACTGGTATTCCTGAAGACATTATCATTAAAACCGCTCGTGAAATCGGTTCAACAAAACCGTGTGCCATTATCCAAGGCTGGGGCTTACAACGTACTGCTAATGGTGAAATTGCTTCTCGTGCAATCTCTATGCTAGCACTTCTAACGGGGAATGTTGGTATTAACGGTGGTGGTACTGGTGCTCGTGAAGGTAGCTCTAGCATTCCATTTGTTCGCTTCCCAACGCTTAGTAACCCAGTAGAAGCCTCTATTCCGATGTTCTTATGGACAGATGCAATCGTTCGTGGCCCTGAAATGACAGCAACGAAAGATGGTATCCGAGGAAAAGAAAAACTGGATGTGCCAATCAAGTTCATTTGGAACTACGCTGGTAACTGTATTATTAACCAACATGCTGATATCAACCGTACGCATACTATCTTACAAGATGACAGCGCCTGTGAAATGATCGTGGTTATTGATAACCACATGACATCATCTGCAAAATACGCGGATATCGTTCTACCTGATCTAACCACCTCTGAGCAATCTGATTTCTGTATGGAGGCGTCTGCAGGTAACATGCCTTACTTTATCTTTGCTTCTCAAGCGATCAAACCTCAATTTGAAGCTAGAAGTATTTATGATATTTGTACCGGCCTTGCTGATAAATTAGGTGTGAAAGAAGCATTTACTGAAGGTCGAGACCAAGAAGGTTGGCTACGTCACCTCTACCAATTAACACGAGCTCAAGATCCAAGCTTGCCTGAATTTGATGCTATGCGTGAACAAGGTATTTATAAGCGTAAAGTTGACGAACATTTCGTTGCTTATAAAGAGTTCCGTAAAGATCCTGAAGCCAACCCGCTTAAAACACCAACAGGAAAAATCGAAATTTATTCTGAAAAACTGGCTGAATTAGCAAGTACGTGGACACTAAAAGAAGACGAAGTTATTCACCCTCTTCCAATTTATGTACCTAACTTTGAAGGCTATGAAGAATCAAAAACGGGTAATTACCCACTTCAATTAACCGGATTCCACTATAAAGCTCGAGCTCACTCAACCTATGGAAATGTAAGCATCCTGAAAGATGCAGCACCTCAAGAGATGTGGATTAACCCAATGGATGCTCAGCAACGTGGCATTAACAATGGTGATTTAATCCGTATCTTTAATGACCGTGGTGAAGTTCATATCGCGGCAAAAGTGACCCCTCGTATGATGCCGGGCGTAGTTGCTCTTGGCGAAGGTGGTTGGTATGCCCCTGATGGTCAAAGAATTGATCACGGCGGTTGTATTAACGTACTAACAACTCAACGTCCAAGTCCGTTAGCAAAAGGTAATCCGCAACATACGAACTTAGTAGATGTGCAACTGGTTAAGAAGGCATAA
- the dmsD gene encoding Tat proofreading chaperone DmsD, giving the protein MENISAAAKLFGSLFYYPLNNDNNTQYINYIKQSEDLDDTEFSNFIRAYEATDNELVADDFQRLFEGCDVMPAPPWGSVYLDREQVIFGDSTLRFRQFLLNHNIELNTGMREPEDQFGLSLLAMAMMIDQEKDESVISELLSEHLLPWSYHYLELVKKHSKTDVYKTLSDITSGWLAALQKELNITPHEYKLYF; this is encoded by the coding sequence ATGGAAAACATAAGTGCTGCGGCAAAATTATTTGGTAGTCTTTTTTATTACCCACTAAATAATGATAATAATACTCAATACATAAATTATATTAAGCAAAGTGAAGATTTGGATGATACTGAGTTTTCAAATTTTATCCGAGCGTATGAAGCGACAGATAATGAACTTGTTGCTGATGATTTTCAGCGTTTGTTTGAAGGGTGTGATGTTATGCCTGCACCACCTTGGGGTTCAGTATACCTAGATAGAGAACAAGTTATATTTGGTGATTCAACTTTACGTTTCCGCCAGTTTTTACTTAACCATAATATTGAGTTAAACACAGGAATGAGGGAGCCAGAAGATCAATTTGGTCTTTCTTTATTAGCAATGGCTATGATGATTGATCAAGAAAAAGATGAAAGTGTTATTTCAGAGTTACTTTCAGAGCATTTATTGCCTTGGTCATATCATTATTTAGAGTTAGTTAAAAAACACAGCAAAACAGATGTATATAAAACATTATCGGATATTACTTCTGGTTGGTTAGCTGCATTACAAAAAGAACTTAATATTACACCGCACGAATATAAGTTGTATTTTTAA